A region of the Littorina saxatilis isolate snail1 linkage group LG12, US_GU_Lsax_2.0, whole genome shotgun sequence genome:
CTCGGGCGTCAGTGGCTGAGCGTTGAAAATTGGTGAAAAGTTGGAAAATGTTACCGTTTTATGCTGACTCACCATTTTTTCTATAGCGTGTTTCTGACAAAATGATGCACTGCACGTGGAAGCTTGATGCTTTGACTGTGAACACTGGTCACTGGTTACTCAATAAAAGCCAGGGCCTGGGCGGACCAGGGCACAACATCACGATGGTCGGACGACAGAAGTTAAGCCTGCTGGACAGAGGAAGAGCCATAGGGTGGTTCCAAGACGGTGTTGGCGTACGGGAGATTGCCACCACACCACAGAAGCCTTCTGGCAATCTCCCGTACGCCAACACCGTCTTGGAACCACCCTAtggctcttcctctgtctggGCGAACGTGGAAGACGTGTTCCTCTCGATaaaaaaatttacaaaaatgAATTTGGAGAAATTTTGACAATGTCATACTACaagaagtcgcgtgaagcgatataaaaacatatttatcctacatacgtgagagagacacccgtgagataataatcgttcaaatcacacgtgtgtataacatttaaatgaggtcatgtcaagcaagtctggcagggacctgttttttcactgcttatgatgccaaagtcaccgagacaaacgtcattatagaaacaaaaattgcgctcgctaattaccctcgatgaatctttagaactaacacgtcacgccacactttcagagtgacgtttctttgctttgacgtaatagattgcacgaggctttagaagagatcgaggttccaaaacaagcgtcttcaatttagctgcctcgactgcaagatattttaagtaaaatacacgtaagtacagtatgtaggataaacagaatactacatggcttgctgtgtcgtaccagatttacactcgttgctttttcaaatagtgaacagctcgctttcgctcgcagttcaatatttaaaaaaacaactcgtgtaaatctggtacgacacagcaagccatgtagcatTCTCtatagtcaagctgtcggcatcaaagtaacagattaacaccataaaacagtcatcgccgagactatattaagatagtctcgagtAATCACATcaaaagaccgagacgggtcacgctcgtatccgcgtagcgtgcgaacgcagtacttacttaacctagtttctgtaattctgagctcatttttagagtaaacatgacatatgtatatctttttgaattcaggaggaattgaggaatacgattcaatcatttttaaatctgtaagtgaaaactcgattttaatgacaactatAATGAgtaaactaattaactaatttttacgctgccaagctgaaattcaatcccatagtccggacttcgtcgaagattgcttaacaaaatttcaatcaatttgatggaaaaatgagggcgtgatagtgctgcctcaactttcacaaaaagccggatatgacgtcatcaaagacatttatcgaaaaaatgaaaaaaccatctggggatatcatacccaggaactctcatgtcaaatttcatgaagatcggtccagtagttttctttgaatcgctctacacactcgcacacacgcacagacagacagacacacacacacacacacacacacactcactcacacacacacatacaccacgagagagagagagagagagagagagagagagagagagagagagagagagagagagagagagagagagagagatatatattatCCTTTGAATTGTGAGCGGGGTAAGGTGGGAGGAGGGTGTGGGAGTCGAGAGAGGCAGTCTCTGTCAATATGTATGATGGgtgtgctttaaaaaaaaaggtttttaaaCATATTTTGTCATATTTTCATATTGTTTGCTGACAGCAACCATGGACTGGCGGGAGGCGTGGGTGATGACGATGGGGGTGGAGCCGGAGGGGCCCTACGTACCCCCGTACGTCGCCTccctcatcttcttcttcatcaacatggtggtgggggtggggctcCGTGGGCTGACCAGGCTCCTCGTGTCCCGCAGCGTCAGGGGTCACGTCCTGGACTTCCTGTGTACCATGGAGGCGTGTGCTTACTTCTTCGAGAACAACTTCGTGGTCAAGTACTACGGCTACACCTGGCTAGCCGTGGCCATCATTGCCCAGCTCTACGTTTGTGCCAGGACCTTTGGCGACAACATCGACAACCCCGTCAAGGCCTTCCACGGCTGGCTGATTGGTGAGTTGCAAAGAGAATATCGCTGAGGTAGGTGGATGTTGCGTATTCACATTCACTGTCACGGTCCAGTCAATAGTATACGGTTGGATCCGACATAATATGCTTTGAGACTCGGTGTAGGTAAGCAAAGAACCAAATTAGAAAAATACAGATGTATCGCtttttgtgtgcgtgcgggttttgttgtttgtttgtttgtttgtttgtttgtttgtttggttgggtttttttttttgggggggggggggttgttctATTGTTCTGATGTCGATATGAACAGCGAATAGTTTCAAATCCAAATATATCTTTCTGATTGTAAGTTTGTTATGAAGACCCCACCATAAGTCGTAGGCTCGTTGTTATTTTCACTTTATGATGATCTAAATTTGACTaacatgtaaaacagaaataaaacattgtgcaaaacaaaattcaaagcggTTTACGTTTCTTGATTTTTGTGTTAAGTTTATTCTCTGTTACAGTTATAACTACAAGATAGATAAAAGAAAAACCACACAACTAAATATCAGAGCTTTTCGAGCATTTAATTACTGACACTATGTTTCTCATGAACAGGCCAGATAAGCCTCCTCCAAGCGCTGATCAAGATCGTGGTGACCGCCCTGGCGGGTCTGGCCTCCTACCGCCTCGCGCGACTCATCTGGTCCTTGGACCTCATCGAGGATCATCACGAGCGCTTCTACGAGGT
Encoded here:
- the LOC138982746 gene encoding aquaporin-11-like, translated to MDWREAWVMTMGVEPEGPYVPPYVASLIFFFINMVVGVGLRGLTRLLVSRSVRGHVLDFLCTMEACAYFFENNFVVKYYGYTWLAVAIIAQLYVCARTFGDNIDNPVKAFHGWLIGQISLLQALIKIVVTALAGLASYRLARLIWSLDLIEDHHERFYEVTCGSDLQVTLVTGLVIEMAACLSDLWLGLQTLSSMTVLDEFVKYLNAALMIVFGLQTTGMYFNPAMATGHTLGCGGTQYWEHFAVYWIGPFLGCFLATFLDRLLHIDVVSKSPAQPPPPPPPSSSSKKKKKKE